AACCTTGTGGGCCAATCCAAGAACATATTGTTGGCTACACCCGAGACGGGTGACGATCTTTTCGTCTTGTGAAGCCAATGGTCCAAGCTGCGATTTTCCATGTACTCGTACACTACGAGTTTCGAGTCCTCACAAGTAATACAGCACAGCAATTTGATGATGTTCAGATGCCTTATGTTCCCAAGTATCTCCACTTCTGCTAAGAATTGCTTCTCTAGCTTCTCGTCCAATTTTCGACTATTTGAAATCCTTTTCACCGCGACTACATCACCAGAACGATTCACGATAATTCTGTATACTTTTCCTGATCCACCACTTCCGATCACATTGTGCTCCTTCAATCCCGACAGAACATTTGATTCTGTAAAATTCAAACTTTGGAATGGGGTCAACTTCGGAGATGAATCAAACCCATCTCCCTTCTTTCTGAAAGCTCTGATTGTGAATACCACTACCAACAAAACGAATATTGCCGCAGCGATGGCCAAGACCACAATCAAGGCGAGATTTGCTGGCGAGTTTTTGCTCGATCTACCGGATTGGGATTTGCAGACATTGAGCCTCATGAACGAATTGGATGCACAGAGGCCTGGGTTGTTCAGGAAACTGGAGTCGTACGCGTAGTTCTCTAACCCGTCTGGGATTCGTCCGCTGAGGCGATTGGAGGATAAATTCAGAAGGGTTAGCTTCAGCTGGCCGATTTCAGGAGGAATCAAGCCAGACAGTTGGTTTTCAGACAGGTCCAACTGCGTGAGTACCAGTAGAAGACCAATTTTGCTAGGAATTGGTCCCGCCAATTGATTGTGACTAAGATTCAGAGTGTTCAATTTGTTCCACGAAACAATAGCTGTGGGAAGATTCCCGGAGAGCTCGTTCTGACCTAGCAAAAGCATCGTCAGAGAAGGAAGCTCGGTTAATTCAGTCGGAACAGTGCCACTGAGGAGGTTATTACTGGCATCAAACACCACCAAGTTCCTCCAGGATGACAATATGCTAGGTATCTTGCCAGAGAATTTGTTGTTGCTCATTTCGATCCGAGTGAGGTTCGGGGACAGCTCCTCGGGAAGATTGCCAGTTAATCCATTACCACTCAAGATCAAAGTTGACAAGTTTGGTGACGTCCAGAGTCCTCCAGGCACATTGCCGGTGAATCCATTGTTGTTCAATCTCGCGCTAGACAAAGTACGGCAATTTCCAAGAGACCCTGGCAACTCCCCGCCGAGATTGTTGTCCATAGCGGCCAACCCAAACAGCGTGCCGCCGTGACACAGTTGTTCTGGCAACGCGCCAGTCAAGTTGTTGAAGGCTACTTCAAATCTTCTGAGTGCGGAAAACTTGCCGAAGTCGGCGGGGATGGTGCCCGACAAATAGTTGTTGGACAGCCTGATGTCGCTCAAAGCGGGAAGACTTCCGATTCCTTCAGGGATTCCCCCGGACAATTGATTGAACTCTAAATTCAAGCTGGATAGATTCTTGAGCTTCCCGAAAGCTTCTGGTATGTTCCCCGTCAAATTATTATCTGACAGATCGATCACGCTTAGGTTCGCCGCGCTCATTGACTGAGGGATCCACCCGGACACATTGGTCGTGTACACGTACAACTCGATTAAGTTCGTCAGAGCAAAAATGCTACCCGGGATTTCTCCGGTCAACAGATTCTCCCCCAAATTCAAGAACTCGAGAGCCTCCATATTGCCGACTGTCTCAGGGATTCCGCCGTACAGGTTTGTCTGCGCCATCGAGAAGTACCGCAGCTTCTTCAAGGCAGTGAAGTTCCGCGGCAGCTGCGACGGCTTGAACTGGTCATTGGACTCAAGCCTCAGTTCTTCAAGACCGGCGAGGCTAAAAATCTCTTCAGGGTAAGTGCCGTTATACTCGGACTGGTAAAGGTGAAGGATCCT
This genomic interval from Rhodamnia argentea isolate NSW1041297 chromosome 4, ASM2092103v1, whole genome shotgun sequence contains the following:
- the LOC115740587 gene encoding receptor-like protein kinase 5; the encoded protein is MPTLASLPPRVRVFFPSFFIPCLVFLCFLPHVAESQIQEQEQQVLLRLKQSWHDPSSLAHWVASNSSSHCAWPEIACQGGSVTELNLAYLNINYSIPAFICDLKNLTKLDVSNNNILGEFPTALYSCSNLVYLDLSQNYFQGPIPSNIDLMAGLQVLILAANSFSSDIPASVARLRRLRILHLYQSEYNGTYPEEIFSLAGLEELRLESNDQFKPSQLPRNFTALKKLRYFSMAQTNLYGGIPETVGNMEALEFLNLGENLLTGEIPGSIFALTNLIELYVYTTNVSGWIPQSMSAANLSVIDLSDNNLTGNIPEAFGKLKNLSSLNLEFNQLSGGIPEGIGSLPALSDIRLSNNYLSGTIPADFGKFSALRRFEVAFNNLTGALPEQLCHGGTLFGLAAMDNNLGGELPGSLGNCRTLSSARLNNNGFTGNVPGGLWTSPNLSTLILSGNGLTGNLPEELSPNLTRIEMSNNKFSGKIPSILSSWRNLVVFDASNNLLSGTVPTELTELPSLTMLLLGQNELSGNLPTAIVSWNKLNTLNLSHNQLAGPIPSKIGLLLVLTQLDLSENQLSGLIPPEIGQLKLTLLNLSSNRLSGRIPDGLENYAYDSSFLNNPGLCASNSFMRLNVCKSQSGRSSKNSPANLALIVVLAIAAAIFVLLVVVFTIRAFRKKGDGFDSSPKLTPFQSLNFTESNVLSGLKEHNVIGSGGSGKVYRIIVNRSGDVVAVKRISNSRKLDEKLEKQFLAEVEILGNIRHLNIIKLLCCITCEDSKLVVYEYMENRSLDHWLHKTKRSSPVSGVANNMFLDWPTRLQIALGAAKGLCYMHNDCSPPIIHRDVKSSNILLDSEFNAKIADFGLARMCAKHGEAVTMTAVAGSFGYLAPEYAHTRRVNEKIDVYSFGVVLLELTTGREANDRTQDMCLADWAWRHVQDGKPITDAIDKEIDKDLYLDEISNVFKLGIFCTATLPSTRPTMKEGLQVLLKCSDPLYDVEKKSRHKFDVTPLLGNSKDEEMLRSDYCVLECNTY